A single window of Nicotiana tomentosiformis chromosome 1, ASM39032v3, whole genome shotgun sequence DNA harbors:
- the LOC104108438 gene encoding probable E3 ubiquitin-protein ligase RHB1A — MGGCCCSSRKPPQLHGTPIFYYFPPASEEYESLTSDDSAATALTSGFLDDLNLDRSTPDTYRAPPAPIPFEVVLGHPQSRGSEFTEEPLLHNSYESTCKDIKQSDCKAETEFLLASLKKTGIGLVKSNPPIIQSADEEDVCPTCLEEYDADNPRIVAKCNHHFHLSCILEWMERSQTCPICNQDMIYEHL; from the exons ATGGGAGGTTGCTGTTGCTCTTCAAGGAAGCCGCCCCAGCTTCATGGAACACCAATCTTTTACTAT TTCCCACCAGCTTCTGAAGAGTATGAGTCCTTGACATCTGATGATAGCGCTGCTACTGCACTTACCTCTGGCTTCCTGGATGATTTGAACCTAGACAGATCAACACCTGACACTTACCGTGCTCCTCCTGCACCAATTCCGTTTGAAGTAGTTTTGGGGCATCCACAGTCCAGGGGTTCCGAGTTCACAGAAGAACCATTACTTCACAATAGCTATGAGAGTACTTGTAAAGATATTAAGCAATCTGATTGCAAAGCTGAAACAGAATTTCTTCTTGCCTCCCTAAAGAAAACAGGGATTGGCCTTGTAAAATCAAATCCACCTATTATTCAATCAGCTGACGAAGAGGATGTTTGTCCCACATGTCTTGAAG AATATGATGCTGACAATCCAAGAATAGTTGCAAAATGTAACCACCATTTTCATCTTTCATGCATTCTTGAGTGGATGGAAAGAAGTCAAACATGCCCAATATGCAATCAG GATATGATTTATGAACACCTATGA